In Pelmatolapia mariae isolate MD_Pm_ZW linkage group LG8, Pm_UMD_F_2, whole genome shotgun sequence, one genomic interval encodes:
- the ccdc78 gene encoding coiled-coil domain-containing protein 78: MDAQDQTSNQLQERVQALTGENLQWRGKYERVLTKVGYLETRLSHLASSNTDLSCRLVQSEEERLKSYKELVEEKIKANKIREQYEEETFELKTKVLNQEGVITELEIERDRLLRELQSTETCLKGKETSGQDLTEEYATLKKNYQILAEVHDKELAKSGALTAELLVLARAQDALRRQLEEQHQCVKTSTEGLHGELDRVRALITRMSHDTVKPEEQAEMDKEQKSMQKTLLENQDEIKDKLEEMKSSYKEQQKKLEEKVVAMGKEHQQIHRAMHVSQQKVSEQSAALMCSQRQLKEAEEENSKLQLQVKELIEEYRTRLVCYLQDIADYIDGLEESKRPSEPSKMRGFIDSMLQDVRLSYRAREEQLATAARLYKKRLQRITQTHHALLIAYRLQREQILAKPENGLDPGPPEAHFNLEPTELKDAMEKELQQLHQDKARLEGQLQAAREQVATFKIPMQNVNRQQLDKPEQRFEESCGDERKQLKELTDSTPVSFEKERALLMTRATVAEAQVLELQDYIEKHLSRYEQEIAHLRGLHGTVEEAGRSQSAKSARC; this comes from the exons ATGGACGCCCAGGACCAAACTTCAAATCAGCTTCAGGAACGAGTTCAAGCTCTGACAGGAGAAAAT TTGCAGTGGCGTGGCAAATACGAGCGTGTCCTCACCAAAGTGGGCTACCTGGAGACCAGACTGAGCCACCTGGCCAGCTCCAACACAGACCTGTCCTGCAGGCTGGTCCAGAGTGAAGAGGAAAGACTGAAG AGCTATAAGGAGCTTGTAGAGGAGAAAATTAAGGCTAATAAGATAAGAGAACAGTATGAAGAAGAGACATTTGAGCTGAAAACCAAG GTACTTAACCAAGAAGGTGTGATAACAGAACTGGAAATAGAGCGAGATAGGTTGCTCAGGGAACTGCAGTCCACTGAGACATGCCTGAAAGGGAAAGAGACTAGTGGCCAGGACTTGACTGAGGAATATGCCACACTAAAGAAGAACTACCAGATTCTGGCTGAGGTCCACGATAAAGAACTAGCCAAGAGTGGAGCGCTCACAGCAGAGCTGCTGGTGCTGGCCCGGGCCCAGGACGCCCTCCGCAGGCAGCTGGAGGAGCAGCATCAATGTGTGAAGACCAGCACCGAAGGTCTTCATGGGGAGCTAGACAGGGTGCGGGCTTTGATCACCCgcatgtcacatgacacagtCAAG CCTGAGGAACAAGCAGAGATGGACAAGGAGCAAAAAAGCATGCAGAAAACT CTTCTTGAAAACCAAGATGAGATCAAAGACAAGCTGGAGGAAATGAAGAGCAGCTACAAGGAGCAGCAGAAGAAACTGGAGGAGAAAGT GGTGGCGATGGGTAAAGAGCACCAGCAGATCCACAGAGCGATGCACGTTAGCCAGCAGAAAGTCTCTGAGCAGAGTGCG GCCCTGATGTGCTCTCAGAGACAATTaaaggaggcagaggaggagaactccaagctgcagctgcaggtgaAAGAGCTGATTGAGGAATATCGCACAAGGCTCGTGTGCTATTTACAGGACATAGCT GACTACATCGATGGGCTTGAAGAAAGTAAAAGGCCGTCAGAGCCGAGTAAGATGAGAGGATTCATCGACAGCATGCTACAGGATGTTCGTTTATCCTACAGGGCGAGGGAGGAGCAGCTCGCCACCGCTGCTCGCTTATATAAGAAGAGACTACAGAGGATCACCCAAACTCATCATGCCCTCCTGATTGCATACAG GCTTCAGAGGGAGCAGATCTTGGCCAAACCAGAGAATGGTCTTGATCCCGGACCTCCAGAAGCCCACTTCAACTTGGAGCCAACTGAACTGAAAGATGCAATGGAGAAGGAGCTCCAACAACTGCACCAGGACAAAGCAAGGCTGGAAGGTCAGCTGCAGGCGGCCCGGGAGCAG GTGGCTACGTTCAAAATACCCATGCAAAATGTAAACCGTCAGCA GCTGGACAAACCGGAGCAGCGATTCGAAGAATCCTGTGGTGACGAAAGAAAACAGCTGAAGGAGCTCACTGACTCCACGCCG GTGTCCTTTGAGAAGGAGCGTGCCCTTCTCATGACCAGAGCGACAGTCGCAGAGGCACAGGTGCTGGAGTTGCAGGACTATATTGAAAAGCACCTGAGCAG GTATGAACAAGAGATCGCACATCTGCGCGGATTACACGGGACAGTAGAGGAGGCGGGGCGTTCCCAAAGCGCCAAATCAGCTCGATGCTAA